Genomic DNA from Ruminococcus sp. OA3:
GTATCCGCCGGGGGTATTCTTTTCGTACGCCGAACCTCATATCAAAACCTGTTTCAGATTGAAAAACGGCTGTACCGGCTTGTATATTTTACTGAAAAGAAATATGATAAAGGAAAAAGGAGGGTTCTGATTATAGAACGGCAACTATACAGATCAAGGGGGATATAGAAATGAAACAGATATTTTTAGTCGAGGATGATAAGGCGATTGCAAGGAATCTGATGCTTCTGCTCCGCTCGGAAGGTTTTACAGTCACGCATGCAGCAACGCGCAGTGAGGCCATTGCTGCACTTACCGGAACCAAATATGACCTGGCTCTGGTTGATATTTCCCTGCCGGACGGAAACGGTTTCACAGTCTGCACAGCGATTAAAGAAAAGCAGGAGATTCCCGTTATCTTTCTGACAGCCTCCGGTGATGAGGCGAGTGTTGTCACCGGACTGAACATGGGTGCGGATGACTACATCACCAAACCTTTTCGCCCGCGTGAATTGGTTGCGAGAATCAAAACTGCTCTGCGAAAAAGTGGGCGCTTAGGTTCAGTTTTTGAAATCTGTGGGCTTCATGTCGATACGACAAGCGGTGTTGTGAAGAAAAATGACAGCGAAGTTTTTCTCTCAGCTTTAGAATACCGGCTGCTGCTGGTGTTTATCAGCAATTCGAAAAACATTATCACGAGAGGCAGGCTGCTTGACGAATTGTGGGATGCCGCGGGTGAATTTGTCAATGATAATACCCTGACAGTATACATCAAACGCCTGAGGGAGAAGATAGAGGATGATCCCGCAAACCCGCAGATTATTCTGACTGTTCGCGGGACGGGGTATCGACTGGGAGGCAGCCATGCTTCGGAATAAAGAGTTTCGTCAATTTGCAGTTTTGTTCTTATTAATGACAGCCACCGCTGTATCACTTGGTTTTGCGATCAATATGGCGGCAGGAATCCTTGCCGCCTCCGCTGCCGCCGCCTTCGGAACAGTATTTTGCATATTTACCAAAGCCCGATACAACAGCATTTCACAGCTTTCAGATCAGATCGATCTTGTCCTCCATAATGCTGATCATCTCTACATTGGTGAATCAAATGAGGGCGAACTTTCCATCCTGCAGAGCGAGATAACAAAGATGACGCTGCGTATCCGGGAACAAAATGAGGCGTTAAAAAAAGAAAAAAAACATCTTGCCGATTCACTGGCCGATATCGCTCACCAGCTCCGCACTCCGCTAACCTCTGCGAATCTTATTCTGTCATTGTCAGAGAATGAATCTGATGAAGACAAGCGGAAAGCCTTGATGCGGGAGGCAGAGGAATTACTGGTGCGAATGGATTGGCTGATCACTTCCCTTCTCAAATTATCCCGCCTGGATGCAGGTGTTGTGTTATTCCAAAGTGAACAGGTAGAGGTAGACAAACTGATCTACGCCTCACTTCGTCCGTTTCTGATCCCGATGGAGCTGCACAATATTACACTTCAGACAACTGTGCCAAAAGGGATCGTGATCTGCGGTGATTCAGCATGGCTTTCGGAGGCAGTCCAAAATATCCTCAAAAACTGCATGGAAAGCTCAGGTGATAACGGAAAGATCGAAATCACCTATAATGACACTGTGTTATATACCGAGATTACCATTCATGACAGCGGTCCGGGATTTGAGAAAGAAGATTTACCGTGTCTGTTTGACAGGTTCTATCGCGGTAAAAACACAGACGCTGCAGGATACGGAATTGGACTGGCACTCTGCAGAATGATCATAGCACGCCAGGGTGGAACTATTAACGCAAAAAACCATCCGCACGGCGGAGCTGTATTTGCCATCCGTTTTCCAAAGTGACAGATCTCTCACCTGGAAGTCACCGGGATGTAAGCTGGAGGTTCTATTATATGGGTAGACTACATGAGAAAGGAGACTCACATAATGGAGTTTTTAAAAATTGAAAATCTATGTAAGGTTTACGGCAGCGGTGAAAATCAGGTTACGGCGCTTGACAACGTATCCCTCACCATCAACAAAGGGGAATTCACCGCAATCATTGGTTCCTCCGGCTCCGGTAAATCCACGTTGCTTCACATTATCGGCGGTGTGGATGTGCCAACAGGCGGAAAGGTATATCTGAACGGGCAGGATGTATATGCACAGAGCAACGAAAAGCTTGCTGTTTTCCGCAGACGGCAGGTCGGACTGATCTATCAGTTTCACAACCTCATTCCTACTCTGAATGTCGTGGAAAACATCACCCTTCCCATACTGATGGACAAGAGAACAGTCAACAGAAAACGACTGGATGAATTATTGGAGCTGCTGGGACTTGAGGACCGCAAAACACATCTGCCGAATCAGCTTTCAGGTGGTCAGCAGCAGCGCGTTTCAATAGGGCGTGCCCTGATGAATGCACCCCAGGTCATGCTGGCGGACGAACCCACGGGCAGCCTGGACAGCAGAAACGGTCATGAGATCATAAACCTGCTGAAATTAAGTCAGAAGAAATACCGGCAGACGCTTATCCTTGTCACGCATGATGAAAATATCGCCCTGCAGGCAGACCGCATTATCTGCATATCAGACGGCAAAGTGACGAGGGACGAGAGGACGGTGACACGTCCATGAATATTTTCAACAAAGTCACCCTGCAGAGCATGAAAAAAAGCCGTACACGGACGATCGTAACGGTGATCGGAGTTGTACTGTCGTCCGCCATGATCACAGCGGTCGCCACTTTTGGTGTTTCCCTGCTGAATTATGCCACCAGGGGGGCGATCATAAAATACGGAGACTGGCATGTCGGTTTTTCAGATGTTGATTCTTCTTTTGTACAGGAGCGTGCCCGCGATGAGGGTGTTGCCAGCACTGCATCATTCCAGAATATCGGCTATGCGCTTCTGAAAGGCGGGAAAAACCCGGATAAACCCTATCTGTTTATCGCTGGATTCAGCGAGGAAGCTTTTGTCACCCTGCCCATCAACCTTCTGTCCGGCAGACTGCCCGAAAACAGCGATGAGATTCTTATATCTGCGAGCGTTGCTGCAAATGGCGGTGTGAAATACGCGGTGGGTGATACACTGACACTTGCTGTCGGTAACCGCATGAATGGAAATGAGCTCCTGTGGCAGCACACCCCTTATATGTCAGGCGGCGAATCCGGCGGCGAAAAAGAAACTTTCATTCCAGACTCCGAGAAAGCTTACACGGTTGTCGGGATCTGCCAAAGACCCGCCTTTGAAGAGTATTCCGCACCGGGCTATACCGTGATCACAAAGGCGGATCCGGCGGTCACCGCTGACAGTTACAGCGTATTTATCACACTTGCAAACCCTCGCGGAGTCCGGAATTATGCGGACAGCACAGGGGGGACAGGATCTTATGTCCCGAACGACAATGTGCTTCGTTTCATGGGGCTTTCAAATGATAACATATTCAATATGCTTCTGTACACAGTTGGAGGAATCGTAATAACCATCATCATGATCGGGTCTGTCTTCCTTATTTATAATGCGTTTACCATCTCACTGAATGAACGCACACACCAGTTCGGGATTCTCTCGTCTGTTGGAGCCACAGCGAAACAGCTGAAAAACTCCGTCCTGTTCGAGGGTCTTTGCATTGGTGCAGTCGGCATCCCCATTGGCGTTTTAACCGGCATAGCCAGTATGAGGCTTGTTATTTCCATTGTGGCGGCTAACTTCGGAAACCTGATGTACAGCAATGTACCTCTAACCTTGTCGGTATCTCTTCCTGCAATTGTTGCTGCGGCAGCGGTCAGCATGGTCACCATCCTGATCTCCGCCTATATCCCGGCCCGAAAAGCTGCAAACACTCCCGTTATGGAGAGTATTCGTCAGACCAACGAGGTTAAAATCGAAGGTGGGGACGTAAAAACCTCAAAACTCGTACAGCGTATCTTCGGTCTGGAAGGAACTCTGGCATTAAAGAACTTCAAGAGAAATAAGAAGCGCTACCGCAGTATCGTACTCTCCCTTGTATTAAGCGTCGTGCTGTTTGTCTCCGGAAATTCTTTTGGCGCAACACTGAAAGGGGCATCGAAACAGGCAAACGTGGCTACTACTTATGATATTGCTCTTGCCACGCCGGACCTTAAAGACAGTGAAATGCTGCGGCTGTACGACATGCTGAAAACGGCCGACGGTGTCTATGAAAGTTCGTATCAGGCAAATCTGGTCTGTTCATGTGAGGTAAAGGCGAGTGATCTCACAGAAGATTATTTAACATACACAGGATTGTCCGCTTCAGACGAATCGATCCCACTGACAATGGATTTCCAGTTTCTTGATGACAGTACCTATATGAATATGCTGAAAAGTCTGGACCTGACGCCGGAGGAGTATTTTGGAGAAAATGCGAAAACAATCGCGGTTGCCGCAGTTCAGAACATGAAAGACGGGCAGCACGAAGAGATTGACAAAACCATGGATATGTTCACGAGTCCTTCCATGGATTTTGCAGTTTCGCCCCAGACAAGCGACAGGAAATTAATGGAACATAAACAAAACGTAAGCGTGACATTTGTTAACACCGTACCTCCCGATATCATCCCGGACCCTTCAAGACCGTCTGTGACAAAACCATACATGTTGATGGTAATTGCGCCCTACTCGCTCAGGGAAAAGCTTGTGCCCGACGACGCCTGTGTTAATATGAAAGGCATGACTTTCCGGTCCGAAAAGCCTTCCCAGTCGGCGGCGGAAATGGAAAGTCTGATTCAGGGCGGAGGAATTACAGCTGATTATACACTTTACAATGTGTCTGAGATGCTCGAAGAGAACCGCAGTATGATATTTATAGCCAACGTGTTCACCTATGTATTCGTCATCATGAT
This window encodes:
- a CDS encoding response regulator transcription factor — translated: MKQIFLVEDDKAIARNLMLLLRSEGFTVTHAATRSEAIAALTGTKYDLALVDISLPDGNGFTVCTAIKEKQEIPVIFLTASGDEASVVTGLNMGADDYITKPFRPRELVARIKTALRKSGRLGSVFEICGLHVDTTSGVVKKNDSEVFLSALEYRLLLVFISNSKNIITRGRLLDELWDAAGEFVNDNTLTVYIKRLREKIEDDPANPQIILTVRGTGYRLGGSHASE
- a CDS encoding HAMP domain-containing sensor histidine kinase → MLRNKEFRQFAVLFLLMTATAVSLGFAINMAAGILAASAAAAFGTVFCIFTKARYNSISQLSDQIDLVLHNADHLYIGESNEGELSILQSEITKMTLRIREQNEALKKEKKHLADSLADIAHQLRTPLTSANLILSLSENESDEDKRKALMREAEELLVRMDWLITSLLKLSRLDAGVVLFQSEQVEVDKLIYASLRPFLIPMELHNITLQTTVPKGIVICGDSAWLSEAVQNILKNCMESSGDNGKIEITYNDTVLYTEITIHDSGPGFEKEDLPCLFDRFYRGKNTDAAGYGIGLALCRMIIARQGGTINAKNHPHGGAVFAIRFPK
- a CDS encoding ABC transporter ATP-binding protein — its product is MEFLKIENLCKVYGSGENQVTALDNVSLTINKGEFTAIIGSSGSGKSTLLHIIGGVDVPTGGKVYLNGQDVYAQSNEKLAVFRRRQVGLIYQFHNLIPTLNVVENITLPILMDKRTVNRKRLDELLELLGLEDRKTHLPNQLSGGQQQRVSIGRALMNAPQVMLADEPTGSLDSRNGHEIINLLKLSQKKYRQTLILVTHDENIALQADRIICISDGKVTRDERTVTRP
- a CDS encoding FtsX-like permease family protein produces the protein MNIFNKVTLQSMKKSRTRTIVTVIGVVLSSAMITAVATFGVSLLNYATRGAIIKYGDWHVGFSDVDSSFVQERARDEGVASTASFQNIGYALLKGGKNPDKPYLFIAGFSEEAFVTLPINLLSGRLPENSDEILISASVAANGGVKYAVGDTLTLAVGNRMNGNELLWQHTPYMSGGESGGEKETFIPDSEKAYTVVGICQRPAFEEYSAPGYTVITKADPAVTADSYSVFITLANPRGVRNYADSTGGTGSYVPNDNVLRFMGLSNDNIFNMLLYTVGGIVITIIMIGSVFLIYNAFTISLNERTHQFGILSSVGATAKQLKNSVLFEGLCIGAVGIPIGVLTGIASMRLVISIVAANFGNLMYSNVPLTLSVSLPAIVAAAAVSMVTILISAYIPARKAANTPVMESIRQTNEVKIEGGDVKTSKLVQRIFGLEGTLALKNFKRNKKRYRSIVLSLVLSVVLFVSGNSFGATLKGASKQANVATTYDIALATPDLKDSEMLRLYDMLKTADGVYESSYQANLVCSCEVKASDLTEDYLTYTGLSASDESIPLTMDFQFLDDSTYMNMLKSLDLTPEEYFGENAKTIAVAAVQNMKDGQHEEIDKTMDMFTSPSMDFAVSPQTSDRKLMEHKQNVSVTFVNTVPPDIIPDPSRPSVTKPYMLMVIAPYSLREKLVPDDACVNMKGMTFRSEKPSQSAAEMESLIQGGGITADYTLYNVSEMLEENRSMIFIANVFTYVFVIMISLIAIANVFNTISTNIKLRRRELAMLRSVGMSERDFQKMMNFECAFYGMRALLFGLPIASVCSWLIFKGMFIGGAEIDYIFPWGSLLISAFSVFFVVFITMLYAVSRIKKENIIDALRDDMT